The DNA segment CCAGGCGCGCCTGGGCGTCCGGCAGCGCGTCGCACATGGCTTCGAGCAGCACGCGGCCGAGCAGCATCGGCGCGGAGTCGGTGTCGAAGACGAGACCCGTGCCGACGGCGGCCGGCAGCAGCACGTCGGAGGCCTTCGCCACCGGGGAGAAGGCGCTGTCCGCGACGGTGACCACGGTGAGCCCGGCGGCGCGTGCGCGCGCGAGCGCGTCCAGGGTCTCGCGGGGGTGGCGCGGCAGCGCGAAGCAGAGCAGAGCGCTCGCCCCGGCGCGCGCGGCACCCTCCAGGCGGTCGGCCAGCATCGTGCCGCCCTCGGTCAGCAGCCGTACGTCCGGGTGCACCTTGGCGGCGAAGTACGCGAAGCCGTGCGCCTGCGCGGCCGCCGCCCGCAGGCCCAGCACCGGCAGCGGGCGGGAGTCCGCCAGCAGCCGCCCGGCACGCACCGTGGGCTCCGGGTCGGCGAGCACCTGCGCGAGCTGGCGGAGGTTGGCGATCTCCGCCTCAACGGCCTGCTGGTAGGTGTTGCGCGCCGCCTCGTCGGAGGGGGGCCGGGCGGGCGCGACCTCGCGCAGGTGCCTGCGCAGGGCCGGGTAGCCGTCGAACCCGAGCGCCACGGCGAAGCGGGTCACCGACGGCTGGCTGACCCCGGCGAGCTCGGCCAGCTCCACGGAGGACAGGAACGGCACCTCCGCGGCGTGCCGCACCATGCAGTGCGCGATGCGCCGCTGGGTGGGCGTGAGCCGGTGCCCCTCGAAGAGCGCCTGCAATCGCCCCACACTGTCGCCCATCACGTCCTCTCCCGCCGATATTCAGTAAGGGGTAACTCTGCATGGAGTTATGCATAACGGCAAGGCGGTTGCGGGAAAGGGGCAGGTTTCCGGCGCGTGGACGGTGGACGGGCGGGGATGCGGTGGACCGCAGCTTCGGAAGGGGGGTTAGCCCCACTGCCCCGGGGGCTCGAACTCCGTACTGTGATGCACATGGAAGCGCACGACGCCGATCTCAAGAAGGAACTCGACGCCACCCTGCGGGCCCGCGGGGACCTGGGCGAGGAGTACGAGTCAGCGCTGGTCGACTCGTTCCTGGCGAAGGTCGAGCAGCGCGTGGACACCGTGGTCGACCGCCGGGTGCGGCGCCAGTTGGCCGAGCAGCAGATGGTGGTGGCCCGGGGCGCCGCGGCACCCCGGGGAGGCAGCGACACCTGGGGCGAGCGCTTCGGGTTCGCCGTGATCTCCCTGGTCCTGGCCATCCCGCTCTCCGCGATAGCCGTGGTCAACGCCGACCTGCCGGGCCTCTTCGTGGCCTGGGCGGGCATCGTCGGGGTCAACGCCGTCCACGCGCTGCGCGGCCTGCCCGGCTTCGGCAAGCGCGCGAAGAAGCCCTCGGACTGGGACGAGTAGACGGGCACGCCAGGGGGCGACGGCACCTCGGGCGCGGACCGGCCCCAGGGGCGAACGGCACCGGGGAGATACGGCGCGGGGACCGCCGCACCCCCGTGTGACGGGGGGCGGGACGACGGCGGTCCCCGCGGGGGACACGGGCCGGGTCAGGGCCGGGCCTGCGTATCCCAGGCGTCCAGGGAGGTCCGGGAGCCGCTCCGGAGGTCCATGGCGCCGTGCTCGCCGACCCGGGCACCGGACCTCCCTGCTCACCAAGGGATCCGCCGCGCCCTGCCGACGCCGACCAATCTGCCCGAGCCGTGTTACGCGTGTGCTGCGCAGACGTGACACGCTCGTACCACTTGGAAGAAGCGGCCGCCCCGTTCGGGGCGCGAAGGGCCGGGCGAGCAACCACGATCGACCGTTGGACTCCTTACGCCCATGCCGGGACGCACGCGCGGCCAGGTGCGCCCCACCAGGGGAGCGGGGCGGGGGCACCTATCGGAGCGCAGCCCCGCCCAAAGGGGCGCGGGGAACTGCGCAAGCAACCCTCCACCCACCGATGATCCGGAACCAACCGAAACCACCCCTCCCAGCCGGCCCCACCGCCCGAAGGGCACAGGAGCTGCCCGCCCACCCACGCCCCAATCGGAGCGCAGCCCCGCCCAAAGGGGCGCGGGGAACTGCGCAAGCAACCCTCCACCCACCGATGATCCGGAACCAACCGAAACCACCCCTCCCAGCCGGCCCCACCGCCCGAAGGGCATGGGCACGTTGCCGCCGCTCCGCGCCCCTACGGGGCGCTCCGCTTGGCCACCGACGTGCCCCCGGCAGACACCGCCAGGAACGTCAGCAGGTCCTGACGGCTCACCACCCCGGTCGGACGGCCCTCGACGAGCACGATGGCCGCGTCCGCGGCGCCGAGCACCGCCATCAGGTCGGCGACGGGCTCGCCGGAGCCGACCTGCGGAAGCGGCGGCGACATGTGCTTGTCCAGCGGGTCGTCGAGGACGGCACGCTTGGCGAACAGCGCGTCGAGCAGTTCCCGTTCCACGACCGAGCCGACCACCTCGGCGGCCATCACGTCCGGGTGGCCGGCGCCCGGCTTGACGATCGGCATCTGCGAGACGCCGTACTCGCGCAGTACCTCGATCGCCTGCCCGACCGTCTCGCCCGGGTGCATGTGGACCAGCGACGGAAGGTGGCCGCCCTCCTTGTGGGAGAGCACGTCGCCGACGCGGGGCTGGTCGCCTTCCTCCTCCAGGAAGCCGTAGTCGTTCATCCACTCGTCGTTGAAGATCTTGCTCAGATAGCCCCGGCCGCTGTCCGGCAGCAGCACCACCACGACGTCGTCCGGGCCGAGCTTGCGCGCGACCTCCAGCGCGGCGACCACCGCCATCCCGCAGGAGCCGCCGACCAGCAGCCCCTCCTCCTTGGCGAGGCGGCGCGTCATCTGGAAGGAGTCCTTGTCGGAGACGGCGACGATCTCGTCGGCGATGGAGCGGTCGTAGGCCTCCGGCCAGAAGTCCTCGCCGACGCCCTCCACCAGGTACGGCCGCCCGGAGCCGCCCGAGTACACCGACCCCTCGGGGTCCGCGCCGATCACCCGCACCCGGCCCTCGCTGGCCTCCTTGAGGTAGCGCCCGGTGCCGGAGATGGTGCCCCCGGTGCCCACGCCGGTCACGAAGTGGGTGATCCTGCCCTCGGTCTGCTCCCACAGCTCAGGGCCGGTCGAGTGGTAGTGGGAGAGCGGGTTGTGCGGGTTGCTGTACTGGTCGGGCTTCCACGCGTCCGGCGTCTCGCGCACCAGGCGGTCGGAGACGTTGTAGTACGAGTCCGGGTGCTCGGGGTCGACGGCGGTGGGGCAGACGACGACCTCGGCGCCGTACGCGCGCAGCACGTTGATCTTGTCCGTGGAGACCTTGTCCGGGCAGACGAAGACGCACTTGTAGCCCTTCTGCTGGGCCACGATCGCCAGGCCGACGCCGGTGTTGCCGCTGGTCGGCTCGACGATGGTGCCGCCCGGCCGCAGCTCGCCGCTCTCCTCCGCGGCCTCGATCATCCGCAGCGCGATGCGGTCCTTGACGCTGCCGCCTGGGTTGAAGTACTCCACCTTGGCCAGCACCGTGGCCTGAATGCCGGTGGTCACATTGTTGAGCCTCACCAGCGGGGTGTTGCCGACGAGGCTGATCATCGAATCGTGGAAGTGCACCGAGGTCTCCGGGCTCCATGAAGGACAGGAAAGGACAGGAAAGAAGGGAAACGCGGGCAGCCTGAGCGGCCACCGTGCGGTCAGCCTACGGCCGAGCACACAGAGGGTTCACTTTTCCGCACGATTGGCTCACCGTCCGTACGGGGCAATGAGTTGAAGAACGGTTCGGAGGAGGTGACCGGGCGTATGTCCAGAGCGCGAGTGGCACGGCGGATCGCCGCGGGGGCGGCATACGGCGGGGGCGGGATCGGGCTGGTCGGAGTGGCGGCCGTCGGGGTCCTGCTCGCCGAGGTGCAGATCGCGAAGCGGCGGGTGGGGACCATCCCGGGCAGCGGCGGCAGCATGCCGCCACCGCGCGCCGACGGCACGTACGGCAAGGGCTTCGCGGGTCCGGGGGCGGCGATGGAACCGCTCAGGTTCGCCATGCTGGGCGACTCCACGGCCGCGGGCCAGGGCGTGCACCGCGCGCGGCAGACGCCCGGCGCGCTGCTCGCCTCGGGGCTCGCGGCGGTCGCCGAGCGCCCCGTCGACCTGCGCAACGCCGCGCTGCCCGGCGCGCGCTCCGACGACCTGGAGCGGCAGGTCACCCAGATCCTGTCCGACCCGGCCTGGGTGCCCGACGTGTGCGTGGTGATGATCGGCGCCAACGACGTCACCCACCGCATGCCGCCGACCCACTCGGTGCGCTGCCTGTCGGCGGCGGTGCGCAGGCTGCGCACGGCGGGCGCGGAGGTGGTCGTCGGCACCTGCCCCGACCTGGGCACCATCGAGCCCGTGTACCAGCCGCTGAGCTGGCTGGCGCGGCGGGCCTCGCGGCAGCTCGCGGCGGCGCAGACGATCGGCGTGGTGGAGCAGGGCGGGCGGGCGGTGTCGCTGGGCGACCTGCTGGGCCCCGAGTTCGCCGCGAACCCCAGGGAGCTGTTCGGCCCCGACAACTACCATCCGTCCGCCGAGGGCTACGCCACCGCGTCCATGGCGGTACTCCCGACGCTCTGCGCGTCACTCGGCCTCTGGCCGGAGGAGGAGCGGCCGGACGCGGCCCGCGACGAGGGCTACCTGCCGGTCGCCCGCGCGGCCGCGGAGGCCGCGGCGGAGGGCGGCACGGAGGTCACGGCCGCGGGCACCACGGGCGGCCGGGGGCCGTGGGCGCTGCTCAAGCGGCGCCGGCGCCGGCGGATCCAACCCGGGGAGGCCCCGGACACGCCCCGGACGGCGGACGCGCCGTCGGCCCCGTAGGGGCACCCCGGCCCCAGCGCCCCGGGGGCCGGGCCCCGGCCGGCCCCCGGGGCGCGGATTGGGGGTACCCCTCCCACGCCCTCAAAGCAGCCGGGGAGCGACCAGCCACAGCGCGACCTTGCAGGTCGCCACCGGCCGGGATGGGCTGTTGCTGACGTCTCCGAACCACCGGCAGATGGTGGTTGCTCGCGCAGTTCCCCGCGCCCCTTGGGTTAGCCGGGGCTGAGCCCCGGCCCAGGGACGCGGGCAGGGGGTCCCGCCGTGGCTGAGCGACCGCTTAGAATGGTGCGGTGGGAGTCACACGCACTGACGCGTGACCCGGAGCC comes from the Streptomyces sp. TS71-3 genome and includes:
- a CDS encoding MurR/RpiR family transcriptional regulator, whose translation is MGDSVGRLQALFEGHRLTPTQRRIAHCMVRHAAEVPFLSSVELAELAGVSQPSVTRFAVALGFDGYPALRRHLREVAPARPPSDEAARNTYQQAVEAEIANLRQLAQVLADPEPTVRAGRLLADSRPLPVLGLRAAAAQAHGFAYFAAKVHPDVRLLTEGGTMLADRLEGAARAGASALLCFALPRHPRETLDALARARAAGLTVVTVADSAFSPVAKASDVLLPAAVGTGLVFDTDSAPMLLGRVLLEAMCDALPDAQARLEDFDASAAARGLFVE
- a CDS encoding SGNH/GDSL hydrolase family protein, encoding MSRARVARRIAAGAAYGGGGIGLVGVAAVGVLLAEVQIAKRRVGTIPGSGGSMPPPRADGTYGKGFAGPGAAMEPLRFAMLGDSTAAGQGVHRARQTPGALLASGLAAVAERPVDLRNAALPGARSDDLERQVTQILSDPAWVPDVCVVMIGANDVTHRMPPTHSVRCLSAAVRRLRTAGAEVVVGTCPDLGTIEPVYQPLSWLARRASRQLAAAQTIGVVEQGGRAVSLGDLLGPEFAANPRELFGPDNYHPSAEGYATASMAVLPTLCASLGLWPEEERPDAARDEGYLPVARAAAEAAAEGGTEVTAAGTTGGRGPWALLKRRRRRRIQPGEAPDTPRTADAPSAP
- a CDS encoding cystathionine beta-synthase; this encodes MHFHDSMISLVGNTPLVRLNNVTTGIQATVLAKVEYFNPGGSVKDRIALRMIEAAEESGELRPGGTIVEPTSGNTGVGLAIVAQQKGYKCVFVCPDKVSTDKINVLRAYGAEVVVCPTAVDPEHPDSYYNVSDRLVRETPDAWKPDQYSNPHNPLSHYHSTGPELWEQTEGRITHFVTGVGTGGTISGTGRYLKEASEGRVRVIGADPEGSVYSGGSGRPYLVEGVGEDFWPEAYDRSIADEIVAVSDKDSFQMTRRLAKEEGLLVGGSCGMAVVAALEVARKLGPDDVVVVLLPDSGRGYLSKIFNDEWMNDYGFLEEEGDQPRVGDVLSHKEGGHLPSLVHMHPGETVGQAIEVLREYGVSQMPIVKPGAGHPDVMAAEVVGSVVERELLDALFAKRAVLDDPLDKHMSPPLPQVGSGEPVADLMAVLGAADAAIVLVEGRPTGVVSRQDLLTFLAVSAGGTSVAKRSAP